CATCGACGTAACTGACACAGGCAAGGTAGGCGTGCATCAAAGTATCCGCGAGCTCGCCTTCAATCGGCCCACTCTTGGGAATCCCATGACGTACGCGCAACTCGAAGGAAGCATGTAAGCCTGTTTCCGCCCCATTCGCGGGCGCCTCGTCATGCGTTGCCTGCGGCAGTTTAATGTTGTCGTAGAGTTTCCAATACTTCTCAGGAGCAATGAAGTTTAGATGCGGCTTGTAAAAGCCCAGTCCTAAGAAAAATGGCTTGTCGGGGTTCTTGGCCATTTCTTTCATCGTGGCGATCGCAAGATCGGTGTTGTACCCATCGCGATAGCGTTGATCAGGAACGTCTGCTCGCTCATAGGCGGGGCCTTGAACCAGTCCTGTCTTGCCGATGCCTTCGCCATATTTTGCCTCAAGAAGCTCGTTGTTCTTGCGAACGATTGCCTGATTCTCAGGCAGTGCGAATCCTCCGATGGGTCGCTTGAAACTCACTTTGTCGTAAGCCGGTTTGCGACTCCAGGAGCGTTCGAGGTCAGCGAAGGCGGGCTTGTGAAAAATCTTTCCGCAGTGTGCCGCTTCATAGCCGTGCGCGATGAAGTGTTGCGACAGCGTAACGATGTCTGGATTGTTGTCGCGGAAGTAGACCGAGTTTTCGATCACGCCAATCGTATCCGGCCGCGCCCCGGTCATAAGACTTGCTCGCGAGGGACTGCAGATCGCCTCCTGGCAGTACGCCCGATTGAAAAGCAAACCGTCCTTGGCCAGTTTGTCGAGATTCGGCGAGATGGCTACCTTCGAACCATAGCAGCCCAACTCAGGACGCAGATCATCAACGGCGATGAAGAGGATGTTCGGCTTCTTCGCGAAGCAAGGGCTTGCGATCAAGAGGAGTAGAAACAGCGAAGCGAATCGCTTCATGATCGGTGATCTATTGTTCATATTTGCAAGTCAATCGAGAATCGAGGCTCACCAAAGGACCGGCATGAAGACCGTCATCTCGGCGGTGCCCCGATTGCTCCACGTGTAATAGGGGACGAATTGTGTCTCATAGGACTTCCAGCTAGGTTGCTGGACAACACGGTACATGCCTTCAGCACCATCGGTGCGAAGCCGCACCTCACCCTTGATGATGGTAACTCCGTCCAACAGGTCGGGCATATGTTGAGCTTCTAGTTGTGCGTTACGATCAAGGTAAACATCCAACACCTTGGCGTCCGCGGGCAGGTCAGGCGATTCAATGCAGTAGACGAGCGGGCCGCGTTTGATAGCGACTTGGTTACGCACCTCTTCGATCCGCGGGTGCCCTTCAACGAGCTGAATGTCCATCGGGAACAAGAGCGTGACGACATCGCCGGCTTTCCAGGCGCGTTCAATTACAGCGAATGTTCTGGGCACGACTTTCGTTGGAGCAGGCTCGCCATTGATTTGAAGTTCTGTCCCAAGAGCCCAATCTGGGATGCGAAGTAAAAGCTGGAACGGTTCCGCCTTGCACTCACGAATCGTGATCTTTACCGATCCCTTCCATGGGTACTCGGTTTCTTGTTCGAGACTGAACGGTGATCCATCCTGCAGTGTTGTGTCGAGCTGGTTCCCGCCGTACAGATTCACGGCAATCCCGTTCTCTGAAAAGCTGTAGGCCCATCCGGATGCTTTCGCGATCGTCCTCACCAAGTTGGGTGGGCAGCAGAAACATTCGATGTACGGTTCGCGGTCGGCAGACTCCGTGCAGTCACGATGGTCCTGATACTCACGTTGGCCATGATTCATGCGAAGCGGATTTGCGTAGAAGTAATGCTTTCCGTCGGTGCTGATTCCGACCAGTGCGCTGTTGTAGAGAACGAGTTCGACAACATCTGCGTACTTCGATTCGCCCTTGATGCCAAGCAATCGCCAGTTGAACATCGCGTTGGCAATGTTCGCGCACGTTTCGTTGTACGCCGTGGAGTTGGGCATCAGGTATTCTTCAAGGAACCCTTCCTCGATTTTGTCGCGGCGTGTTGATGCTCCGAAGTGAGCCTGGCCAACGGCACCGGTCACATACGTCTTTTTCGCGACGTTGTTCCAAAGCCGATCGAGAGCGTCGATCAAGGCATGCTCGCCTGTCTCGGCATAGACATCCGCGGCACCAGCGTAGTAGTACATCGCCAGCACGGCGTGCCCAACCGCTTCGCTTTCTTCACGCAGGGCGACACGCTCTTGGACCATGTCACCGATGGGGTAACCCTCGGTCGTCGAGTCTTCAACGACTTCAGATTTCCCACGGTTGTTGATGAAGATTTCCGCGAGCTCCAGGTAGCGCTTGTCGCCAGTCGTGCGATACAGCTCCGCAAGCCCCATGATCTGTGACTGGTTGAAACCGAATCGTGCGAGATGCTTGGGTCGGGGCTGAAACAGGCTGTACAGCAAATTCGCGTTCTTGACGGCTACCTCAAGGAAGTTCGTCTTGCCGGTCAGACGATGATGGATCGACGCGCTCGTGTAGAGATGCCCGCAGTTGTACATCTCGTGGTACTTGCGATTCGAGAAGTGAGGAATCCCATCGATCTGAATATTCGTGTGGAGATACCCATTCGCTTCCTGCGCTTTGCCGATAATGTCGATTGCTTCGTCGAGATCGCTCAAGATTGCTTCATTACGATTGATGGCATAAACGTAGGTGGCGGCTTCCATCCATTTGAAAAAGTCGCCATCGTGCCAGGCGAATCCCTGGTGCTTCCCCTTCATCAAACCGGCTGCGATTTTGAAATTGTTTAAGCCGTGCCCAGTATCGCCTTTCAGGAGCGAGCCCATGTAAGGCACCATCACTTCTTCGCACAAGCGGAACTTCTCCGCCCAGAAACCGTCCGTCCAACGGCAATCGCCAAAGTTGATACCGCGGAGCCGAACGTGTGGGCTCTCAGAAGTAGCGGTGATCGCGCGGCGATGAGCGGTTGCCGTTCGTGTCATGGTTTGGTTACTCCGACTTCCCTCGCAACACCACAATCACTCGCACCTTTATCCCTGTGGTGACAGCTTGGCCTGGATTTCTTCGATGGACATGTTTTTTGTTTCGACAAGCTTGAAGGCCATGATGACCAGCCCGATCGCAACCGTAGCGGCGTAGAAAAGCAGGATCGAACTCATCCCCCAATTCTCAAGCTGCCAGGGAAAAAACTTTTGAATCAGCCAGCTCGTGAGGCTGGTGATTATCGTAAAGAATGGAATCGCGATGCCCCGCACCGATGCCGGAAAGATCTCAGAGAACAGCACCCACATCACGGGGCCAACCGAAAAGTGAAACGCAGCGATAAAACTCAGGATACAGACTAAGACAAGAGTCGCGTCTATCCTTGCAGCTTTTTCTAAGAGCAGGCCTTGATGGTCGGCCGCTTCGTCTTTTCCAAGTGCTTCCTTGATAGCCATTTTGAAGGCGATGTCACTTTCAAACTCTTCGCCCGCCAAAGAGCGTAGCTTCTCGGCGTCCGGTGTATTCTTTTCTTCTTCATTGTCGTCGTCAGCGGTCTCTGTCTTCGTGACTTCCTCAATCGCTTCCGAAGTCAGCACGTAACGAGCATTGTGAAACGCGTAGGCACCCAGTCCGAGACTGGCAATAATCCAAACCATCCCCCAAATGATCATCGGACGACGACCCAGCTTGTCCACCAGCAGCAATCCCAGCACCGTGAAAAGTAGACCAGTAAGTCCAAGCCATACGGCTGATTGAAACGCTGCGTTCTCACCAATACCCAACTGCTTGAATACCGTTTGCGCGTAGAACAGGACCGCATTGATGCCGGTTGATTGCTGAGCGATGGCCAACGTCAACGCAATGATGAAGGTCAGCCGCATGCGACTACTAAACAGTTCATTCAATTGCGAGGAGATGCTCCGATCGTCGGAACTTTTCTCCAGGCTCTCTCTCAGCTCGGCAACATGTGGAGCGATCTCTTCTTCGGGAAGGACTTTGCTGAGCGTACGAATGGTGTCTTCTGATCGATCCTTCAAGGCATACCAGTACGGGCTTTCAGGGATGAGGAAAAGCAGTCCTAGCCATAGCATTGCAAAGGGGATTTCCGAGCCCAGCATCCAACGCCAAGTGTTCTCGTTAATGCCCCACTCCTGCACCCAAGCGGCACCCGAGCCAGCCCAGTGTTTGATGATGTAGTTGACAAAATAAGCCCCAGAAAGGCCGATGACGATATTAATCTGCGTCATCGAAACGAGCTTCCCCCGCCACTTAGGCGGGGCGATCTCACCGATGTACATTGACGCCAGCGAGATCGAACTAAAAGCCAGCCCTCCCAGAAACCGCGCCCAGTAGAGGGCCGTCGCACTTGGGGCAAACGCCGAGGTAATGGCCGAAACGAGATAAAGCATCGCAACGATGATGATCGTCCACTTTCGTCCCAGCCGGTCGGCGAAGAAACCGGCAAACGGCAGTGCGACCAACACTCCTAGAGCAGGTGCGGCAACAATGGAGCCTCGTTGGATTGAGTCGAGCGCAAACTCCTTGCCGATCAACTCCTCCGCTCCTGAGATCAACGCCGCGTCGAGGCCAAAGATCAGCCCCCCCATGGCGACGATCGTCGCGTATAGAAAAGCGTTTGCCGTGTGGTTGTTCATCTGGTTTTCTCGAGGGACAAGTCGTCGATATACAAGGCCTTTCCATTGCCGGAAGTATCCCGGGGTTGCACAACAACTCGAATACGATCCTTGGAGCCCGAAGCAGCTTGTCGACGGAATGACTGTTTAACCCTGACCCATTTGCCTCGCTCAACACGTGACAGATCGAACGGCTTCAGTTCCAGCCAAGGCTCTTCAAGCACGATGTTTACCTGTGAAACATCGCAATCAGGTTCAAGCCACACTTTCATCGACAGCTCATAGTCGCCCGGCCCTAGCTTTGAAGAACTGAACGGTGCAAAGGCCGTAACTTTCTCTGAAAGTGGGTTTTCGTTTGCAAACTTCAACGACTTGTTGCCGCTGGCTGCTTTCTCATCAACGATCGTCAGATGTTTTCTGGACTCCTCGGTCATCCACCAGTCTTGAGTCTTATCCTCCAAGACAAAAGGGCCTTCAAAACTCAATGAGAGGCTCGAGGAAAGGTTTTTCTGCCAAATGCGGATGTACTCAATCTCAAAGTCGACAGGCAAATCATCTTTCACGGGAATGCCGTGCCAAGGAAAGGTTTCCGAATCGACCCAAACCCAAAGCGGCTTGGTGATGACCCAATTCTCTTCGCCCACATCTTTTCGCAAGACGGTCCTCACGAGCTTGCCGTCGGCATGAAACTTCAAATAGTTTTCATCCCACTCAATTCCATAGACATGAAAGTCATCGGCCACTTTCCAATCAAGCTGTAACCGATCGGTCCAAGTGGTTTTGCCTTTCCCCTCGGGTGACCAGTCGTGGATCGAAGACCACAGCTCTCGCGGCAGATGCTTCTTATGAGTTTGAGCAGGACGGGCGAGGAATTCAAAGACGTCCAGCTCGACTCCGTTGCCGGTCATCCAAAAGGAACTGGTTACCGACGCATCGGCTGCTTTGCATTTGATCTCCATGTAGCCATAGAGAAACTGCTGCTTGCTGATGACCGCTGCCGTGGTGATGTTTTCGAAGCGACGCCCTTCGGGCACTTTCTTGTCGGACTTATCGATCTTCTTTGAGAAAGCGAAATCTGGATCCCAGCGGGCCTCCAACTTCAACTTGCCATCTTCGACCCTGACATTGTCGGTGGAGAATTGCGAGGGGGCACGTCCAATGAAGTTCGAGCGGTACTCGCCATTGGTTCCTTGAATGTGCCACTTTTTGGTGTCGAGCTTCCCTGCTTCGAACTCGTCGCTGACCAATTCGTTAAGTTTCCAGCCACCTTCATTTGCAGCATCCGCCAGAGGGACAACAGCTCCTTGATCCGCTGCGGGAAGCAGGCTGCTACTGCTAAACCAACTAAGCAGCGTCAGTAAGAGAAGTGAGCTTCGCTTGCTCATTATGTACCTGCCTTTTCGTTCTTTTGAATCGAAATATCATCGAGGTAGAGCAAGCCAATCGTCTCGCTAGAGTCTCCGTCCACAACGGTCATTTCAAGTTGCTCAGCTTCAGTCGTATCTGCTGTAAGCGATAGTGGAAACTTGAGCGTGACCCACTTTGCTTCCTCGACTGTGTCGAGATCGAGTGGCGGCAAATCAATGTTTGCGTCTTTCAACGAAACCTGCAGTTCTGCCAGATTGCTATGCAGCTTCATCCACACCTTTATGGAGAGTGTGTACTCGCCTGCCTTCAGGTTCATCGAACCGGGTGGCGACAAGGCCGTCGCTTGGGCGCCCTGTACGTCATCCTCGTGAGCAAACCTGAGACTCTTGGTGCCCGAAGCGGCATGCTCGTTCCGCACGATCGACAAGTATTTGGAACTCTCGAGATCAATCTGCCAGAACTGCTGGTAGTCGTTGTTGCGAGAGCTCTCCGGGACGAGATTCAAAGGGCGAGTTTCCTCTTGAAACAAGATCGGTCCCTCAAAGCCAAACAGTGTCCGGTCAAGCAGGTTCGTCCGGGGCTTTTGCCAGACTCGCAGGTAGTCGATCTCGTAATCAACGGGCAACTGCTTTTCGTCCGGCAAGCCTAGCCAAACGAATATTTCTGAATCGAACCAAACCTCCAAGGGATTCGTCAGGACCCAATTGTCGCCTTCCTTCTCCTGCGTCGTCTCATACATGAGTTTTCCATCGACAAAGCACTTCAAGTAGTCTTCGCCCCACTCACATCCATAGATGTGAAAGTCGTCAGCGACGCGGAAGGGAAGCTTCTGTTTGGTGCCAAACTTACGCGTCGGACGGATACCCGGCGGCGACCAATCGTGGACGGACAATTTGAGAGTATCTTCGCGGATATCTCCCTGAATCTTTGGCTTTCCCATTTGCTCATAGACATCGAGTTCCGACTCGTACCCGATGCACCAAAAGGAGCTGGTCATCGCCGCATTTCCGGCTTTGGTGCGGGCCTCCATGTAGCCGTTGAGGAATCGCTTCCTTGTGATCACACCAGCGGTGGTGACGGGAATCGTCTTTACATTGTGAATGGCGTAGTCGTTGCCTTCGTGTCCCTCTCCTCTCGCAAATGGGAAGTCGGGCTCCCATTGCGAGCGTAGTTTTAGCTTTCCGTCTTCAACGCGAACATTGTGCGGAGCGAACTGCGAAGGAGCACGCCCTTTCCAGATGTAGTACTTGTCGTTCTTTCCTTGAACAAACCATTTGGACTCGTCGATCTCCGTGCCTTCAAACTCGTCACTGATGTCGGTGCGAAGTACCCAGCCCCCTAGATTCTGAGGGTCAGATACGGGAGAGGATTGATGCTCCTCGGCCATTGAATGACTGCCAACTAGCCCAAGGCCAGCAACAATGCCAAAGGGCATCAGTAACTTGAATCGAATAGTTGGTGATTTGAAGTTCATTTCAAAAGGTTCTGCTAAGTGTGGAATCTATTCGAGGCGAAAAGTGTGCTCGTAATTTGGCATTCCGGTTTTTGCCCACTCCTGCCGTGCTTCGGTGGCGTGGAACCAAAGCGGATCCGGGAGGGTGCGGCTCCAGGTCCTCGCTTCGGCGACGAGTTCCTTAAGCAGCTCGGGGTGCTTGCCGCTGAGGTCCTGCTGCTCGCTGATGTCGTTGTCGAGGTTATGGAGTTTCCACTTCTGGTTGAAAGCTCGGCAAGCCTTCCACTGGTCGCGACGGACCGCTACATCGCTGTAGCCATTTCGATGTCTTAACGCGATGATGCTCTCGCCGGGGCGGACGCTCTCGCCCGCTTTCAGTGCTGGCCAAAGGTCCTTGCCATCGAGATTCTTCCTGGCAGGGATCTCCGCCGTCGCGAGATTCGCGAACGTGGGATAAAAGTCGAGCGCCGTCACCGGATGCTTGTAATTCTGGCCAGCAGCAACTTGCGAAGGCCAATGGAAGAACATTGGGACACGGAAGCCACCTTCGTAGGAATCTCCTTTACCTCCTTTAAGCGGACGATTGGTGCCACCAAGGCTCAGCTTGCCGCCATTGTCGCTGAGGAACACGACCAGCGTGTTCTCGAACTGCTCGGTCTCCCTTAGTGCTTCTGCCAGGCGGCCCACGCCGCGATCGACCGCTGCGACCATGCCTGCGTAGGTTCGCCGCTTTTCGTCGGCAATGTCAGCGTAGGGAGCCATGTCTTCCTCTTTCGCCTGCAACGGAGAATGCGGAGCGTTGTAAGCCAAGTACAAAAAGAAAGGCTGATCTTTCGTCGCCGCGAGCTTCACGAAGTTGACGGCTTCGCGCGAAAGGGCGTCAGTGATGTACTCCTGCTCGTCGACCTCCTGTCCATTGTGTTCCAGCGGATGGAGGTAGTCGTTGATGTACTTGTTCCCAGCCTTAAGTTGCCTCCGGTATGCCGGTTTGAATCGGCTGGGAAAATAATCGTGTCCTCCGCCAAGGAACCCATAGTATTCGTCAAAGCCGCGCTGGTTGGGGTGGTACTCAGGCATCACCCCCATGTGCCATTTCCCCACAGCACCGGTGAAGTACCCGGCCTCTTGCAAGACACGACTGATGAGCTTTTCACGAACATCAATCCCTTGTCGGTAATCCGCATCAGTGCCCTTACCATTCCCTGGAAGGTTATACGGTGCACCGAACTCATGAGGATAACGTCCCGTCATCATTCCCATACGGCTTGGACCACAAAATGGGTGAGCCACGTATGCGGATGTGAAAACTGTTCCGTTATTTGCTAATTCGTCGAGCTTGGGAGTTCTGATATCGGTCGAACCATTGAACCCCACATCGGAATAGCCCAAGTCGTCGCACATGATGACGACGATGTTAGGTCGCTCTGCCCAAGCAGGTGAGCTTGAAATCAAGAGACAGATAGTGAATAGCGGTCTCATCGTTGTCCTTTTCAGTAATCAGCTTTGGGAGGAGAACGAAACTCATCCATACGGCGTGCCGACCAAGCTTCAGCGGCTGGAGTCAGCATGAAGAGGGGACGTTGTAGCTCAGATTCCCAAGAGAACTGTTTCCTGAAGAGTTCCTTGACCAGATCCCGCTTCTCGGTAGCCAAATCGTTCTGCTCGCCTGGATCGTCCGCGAGGTTAAATAACTCTGCGGGGCGATCGGGATAGCGCAGCAACTTCCAATCCCCATCGCGGATGGCGGCGCGAGTCTCCATCTTCCAATGCAAGGTCTGATGCGGGACGCCATCCTCCTCTCCCTTCAAATAGGGAACGATATCCACTCCATCGAGCCCCTCAGCCTGAGCGGGATCGCCGCCCCCAGCTTTGATGAATGTCGGCAGCAAATCGAGAGTGATGAGAGGCTTCGAGTAGGTTTCCCCCGCAGGCAGTTTACCTGGCCACACAACAATTGCCGGCACACGGATGCCACCCTCGAGCTGTGTTCCTTTGACACCGCTCAGCGGATAATTGCTCGAACCATTCCGATCCATTGGACCACCGTTGTCGTTGGTGAAGACAACGAGCGTATTCTCCTCAAGACCTAGCTCTTTCAGTTTGTCGAGAATCTGTCCGCATGCGCGATCCATGGAGAGCATCATCTGCGCGGCAGTACGGCGCGTTCCTTTCAACTGCGGGAATTCCTGTGCGTCCTGCGGATCAGCCTCCATCGGTGCATGGACAGCGTTGAACGAGACATAGGCAAAGAACGGTTTTTCTTTGTTCTTCTCGATGAATGCGCAGGTCTCGTCAGCGAGTGCATTCGTCAAATAACCCTCATGCTCCTGATAGTTCTCGAAGTCTCGTTCGATCAGATTCTCGTGCGGAGAGTTTTTGGGATCAGCGAGGGTGAAAAAACTTCTGGCGCCGCCGCGGAAGCCGTAGAACTCATCGAACCCACGCTGCAGCGGGTGATACTTGTCATCAATGCCTAGATGCCACTTGCCAAAGACTCCCGTGTGATAGCCAAGTGATTGAAGATGGTCTCCCATGGTCTTCAAGCTGGTCGGCAAACCCATGTCGTCGCCGGTTTGCTTGCCATTCTTGCTCATCATCCCGGGGACATTGTTTTCTTGAAAACCGAAACGTTGCTGGTACATCCCAGTCAGCATGCCCGCGCGAGAAGGCCCGCAACTGGCACCACTAACGTAGAACTGCGATAACTGAACGCCGCGCTTGGCGAGCCCGTCGAGATGTGGCGTCTTGAAATGATGACTGCCGTGAAATCCGAAATCTCCGTAGCCCGCATCATCCGCGAACAGCAACACGATATTGGGCTTCTCGCTGGCAATGCAAGGCGCGCCGAAGATGAACGCGAGAACAGTAGCTGTGACAAGTGATCGCATCATCTAGCGAACGACCCTTCCCGAAGCCGAGCCACCCATCAGGGCCTCGACTTCTTTCCGTGTTGAATAATTAAAATCGCCTTTGATCGAATGCTTCAGGCAGGAAGCCGCTACGGCATATTTGAGCGTTGTGTGCGGGTCACTAAGTTCCGGCGTTGTTGAGGCAAAGATCAGTCCCGCCGCAAAGGAATCGCCTCCTCCAACGCGATCGACGATGTTCTTGATCTCGTAGGGACGATAGTTCCCCTCGGAATCGAGCGGGGCGAAATGGGCCTTTCCTGACGCCCCTTCGTAGAGCATCGCACCCCAGTTGTTGTGCGAGGCAGAGAGACTCTCACGCAGAGTGATCGCCACTTTGCTTACGTTCGGGAACTGGCTAACCACCTGGCTGGCGACATCCGGGTACCGCGAGGTATCAAGCTCGCCCTTGTGGACATCGGTTTCACCAGCTTGAATGCCAAGCACGTCGTGGCAGTCTTCCTCGTTAGCGATCACCAGATCGATAGAAGGCAGGATCGTCCGCATCGTTTCTTGCGCCAGTTCATGAGATGTCTTGGGCGAGTCCCACTTCCATAATTTGCCGCGGAAATTCAAGTCGATCGAGACCTGTGCACCCGCTTCCTTGGCCTTCTGCGCAGCCGTTAGCGTGGCCTCTGCCGCCGTCCGAGAAAGGGCGGGAGTAATCCCGCTAAGGTGCAACCACTGGGCACCATCAAAAATGGCATCCCAGTCGTACTGATCAGCGCTTGTCAACGAAACGGCTGAATCAGCGCGGTCGTAGACAACGTTGCTTGGTCGCTGATTAGCACCGGTCTCAAGGAAGTAAAGGCCGAGACGCCCCTCATCGGTCCGTACGATGTACTGAGTATCGACGCCGATCGCTCGAACAGAATCGACCGTGGCGTCCGCGAGCGCATGTTTCGGCAAAGCAGTAACATAGCGAGCAACGCCGCCAAAGTTCGAGATCGAGGCGGCAACGCTGGCCTCGGCCCCCGCGTAGGTCACGTCGAATTCGCGCGTCTGTCGCAGACGCAGATTACCGGGAGGGGCAAGGCGGCCCATGATCTCTCCAAAGGTCACAACAGGTTTCATCAATCGTCTCCCAGATTTCTAAACGGTTGCAGGTAGGGTAGCCGCCGGTGGGGGCGGGGCGACATTATCCCCGAGAACCGTTTTACCATTCAAGGCGCCGCGGACCTCAGCAGCACGGGCGACGATGGCGGTCCAATCTTGGGCCTCGACGAGACGATCCTGCACGATCCACGAACCTCCGATTGCTGGAATATTATCCTCTGCCAGGTAAGTCAGCATGTTCTCGGTGTTCAGCCCCCCGAGCGGAAAGTACTGCATGCCCAGGTGGCGATACGGTGCGCTCATGCTTCGCAGGTAGGTGATTCCTCCTGAGGCTTCCGCTGGGAAGAATTTCACAAAGCGGCAACCCAACTCGATGGCTGCCTCAAGGTCTGAAGGCGTTGCTACCCCAGGAGCGAAAGGCAGCCCAATCTCGCGGGCTTGGTTGACGACGCGCGCGTTGCAACCGGGCGAAACACCAAAGTGCGCGCCTGCGTCTCTGACTTCTGAAGCTTGCTCGGGGGTGAGAATGGTCCCGACACCGACCAGCATTTCGGGAACATTGGCGCAGATTGCCCGTACCGCTTCGACGCCGGCGGAAGTCCGGAGCGTCAAC
Above is a genomic segment from Lacipirellulaceae bacterium containing:
- a CDS encoding family 16 glycosylhydrolase is translated as MNFKSPTIRFKLLMPFGIVAGLGLVGSHSMAEEHQSSPVSDPQNLGGWVLRTDISDEFEGTEIDESKWFVQGKNDKYYIWKGRAPSQFAPHNVRVEDGKLKLRSQWEPDFPFARGEGHEGNDYAIHNVKTIPVTTAGVITRKRFLNGYMEARTKAGNAAMTSSFWCIGYESELDVYEQMGKPKIQGDIREDTLKLSVHDWSPPGIRPTRKFGTKQKLPFRVADDFHIYGCEWGEDYLKCFVDGKLMYETTQEKEGDNWVLTNPLEVWFDSEIFVWLGLPDEKQLPVDYEIDYLRVWQKPRTNLLDRTLFGFEGPILFQEETRPLNLVPESSRNNDYQQFWQIDLESSKYLSIVRNEHAASGTKSLRFAHEDDVQGAQATALSPPGSMNLKAGEYTLSIKVWMKLHSNLAELQVSLKDANIDLPPLDLDTVEEAKWVTLKFPLSLTADTTEAEQLEMTVVDGDSSETIGLLYLDDISIQKNEKAGT
- a CDS encoding MFS transporter gives rise to the protein MNNHTANAFLYATIVAMGGLIFGLDAALISGAEELIGKEFALDSIQRGSIVAAPALGVLVALPFAGFFADRLGRKWTIIIVAMLYLVSAITSAFAPSATALYWARFLGGLAFSSISLASMYIGEIAPPKWRGKLVSMTQINIVIGLSGAYFVNYIIKHWAGSGAAWVQEWGINENTWRWMLGSEIPFAMLWLGLLFLIPESPYWYALKDRSEDTIRTLSKVLPEEEIAPHVAELRESLEKSSDDRSISSQLNELFSSRMRLTFIIALTLAIAQQSTGINAVLFYAQTVFKQLGIGENAAFQSAVWLGLTGLLFTVLGLLLVDKLGRRPMIIWGMVWIIASLGLGAYAFHNARYVLTSEAIEEVTKTETADDDNEEEKNTPDAEKLRSLAGEEFESDIAFKMAIKEALGKDEAADHQGLLLEKAARIDATLVLVCILSFIAAFHFSVGPVMWVLFSEIFPASVRGIAIPFFTIITSLTSWLIQKFFPWQLENWGMSSILLFYAATVAIGLVIMAFKLVETKNMSIEEIQAKLSPQG
- a CDS encoding sulfatase, whose protein sequence is MKRFASLFLLLLIASPCFAKKPNILFIAVDDLRPELGCYGSKVAISPNLDKLAKDGLLFNRAYCQEAICSPSRASLMTGARPDTIGVIENSVYFRDNNPDIVTLSQHFIAHGYEAAHCGKIFHKPAFADLERSWSRKPAYDKVSFKRPIGGFALPENQAIVRKNNELLEAKYGEGIGKTGLVQGPAYERADVPDQRYRDGYNTDLAIATMKEMAKNPDKPFFLGLGFYKPHLNFIAPEKYWKLYDNIKLPQATHDEAPANGAETGLHASFELRVRHGIPKSGPIEGELADTLMHAYLACVSYVDAQVGRMIEALEEEGLRDNTIIIVWGDHGWHLGDMGVWGKATNYEIATRVPLMIWTPEMGTRGATTEALVELVDMYPTLCELADLPIPEHVEGHSFAPLLDEPNKPWKKAAFSQFPNPALREWAANPLSRGMRETFFGPLIEEVEGRIIQQMGDKWDRDLFENHLMGYAMRTDQYRLVLWKDIRDAESEPVFVELYDHEADPSETRNIAKENPELVGKLQEQFAAGWKAAL
- a CDS encoding glycoside hydrolase family 127 protein; translated protein: MTRTATAHRRAITATSESPHVRLRGINFGDCRWTDGFWAEKFRLCEEVMVPYMGSLLKGDTGHGLNNFKIAAGLMKGKHQGFAWHDGDFFKWMEAATYVYAINRNEAILSDLDEAIDIIGKAQEANGYLHTNIQIDGIPHFSNRKYHEMYNCGHLYTSASIHHRLTGKTNFLEVAVKNANLLYSLFQPRPKHLARFGFNQSQIMGLAELYRTTGDKRYLELAEIFINNRGKSEVVEDSTTEGYPIGDMVQERVALREESEAVGHAVLAMYYYAGAADVYAETGEHALIDALDRLWNNVAKKTYVTGAVGQAHFGASTRRDKIEEGFLEEYLMPNSTAYNETCANIANAMFNWRLLGIKGESKYADVVELVLYNSALVGISTDGKHYFYANPLRMNHGQREYQDHRDCTESADREPYIECFCCPPNLVRTIAKASGWAYSFSENGIAVNLYGGNQLDTTLQDGSPFSLEQETEYPWKGSVKITIRECKAEPFQLLLRIPDWALGTELQINGEPAPTKVVPRTFAVIERAWKAGDVVTLLFPMDIQLVEGHPRIEEVRNQVAIKRGPLVYCIESPDLPADAKVLDVYLDRNAQLEAQHMPDLLDGVTIIKGEVRLRTDGAEGMYRVVQQPSWKSYETQFVPYYTWSNRGTAEMTVFMPVLW
- a CDS encoding sulfatase-like hydrolase/transferase, whose translation is MMRSLVTATVLAFIFGAPCIASEKPNIVLLFADDAGYGDFGFHGSHHFKTPHLDGLAKRGVQLSQFYVSGASCGPSRAGMLTGMYQQRFGFQENNVPGMMSKNGKQTGDDMGLPTSLKTMGDHLQSLGYHTGVFGKWHLGIDDKYHPLQRGFDEFYGFRGGARSFFTLADPKNSPHENLIERDFENYQEHEGYLTNALADETCAFIEKNKEKPFFAYVSFNAVHAPMEADPQDAQEFPQLKGTRRTAAQMMLSMDRACGQILDKLKELGLEENTLVVFTNDNGGPMDRNGSSNYPLSGVKGTQLEGGIRVPAIVVWPGKLPAGETYSKPLITLDLLPTFIKAGGGDPAQAEGLDGVDIVPYLKGEEDGVPHQTLHWKMETRAAIRDGDWKLLRYPDRPAELFNLADDPGEQNDLATEKRDLVKELFRKQFSWESELQRPLFMLTPAAEAWSARRMDEFRSPPKADY
- a CDS encoding sulfatase-like hydrolase/transferase, encoding MRPLFTICLLISSSPAWAERPNIVVIMCDDLGYSDVGFNGSTDIRTPKLDELANNGTVFTSAYVAHPFCGPSRMGMMTGRYPHEFGAPYNLPGNGKGTDADYRQGIDVREKLISRVLQEAGYFTGAVGKWHMGVMPEYHPNQRGFDEYYGFLGGGHDYFPSRFKPAYRRQLKAGNKYINDYLHPLEHNGQEVDEQEYITDALSREAVNFVKLAATKDQPFFLYLAYNAPHSPLQAKEEDMAPYADIADEKRRTYAGMVAAVDRGVGRLAEALRETEQFENTLVVFLSDNGGKLSLGGTNRPLKGGKGDSYEGGFRVPMFFHWPSQVAAGQNYKHPVTALDFYPTFANLATAEIPARKNLDGKDLWPALKAGESVRPGESIIALRHRNGYSDVAVRRDQWKACRAFNQKWKLHNLDNDISEQQDLSGKHPELLKELVAEARTWSRTLPDPLWFHATEARQEWAKTGMPNYEHTFRLE
- a CDS encoding family 16 glycosylhydrolase, translated to MSKRSSLLLLTLLSWFSSSSLLPAADQGAVVPLADAANEGGWKLNELVSDEFEAGKLDTKKWHIQGTNGEYRSNFIGRAPSQFSTDNVRVEDGKLKLEARWDPDFAFSKKIDKSDKKVPEGRRFENITTAAVISKQQFLYGYMEIKCKAADASVTSSFWMTGNGVELDVFEFLARPAQTHKKHLPRELWSSIHDWSPEGKGKTTWTDRLQLDWKVADDFHVYGIEWDENYLKFHADGKLVRTVLRKDVGEENWVITKPLWVWVDSETFPWHGIPVKDDLPVDFEIEYIRIWQKNLSSSLSLSFEGPFVLEDKTQDWWMTEESRKHLTIVDEKAASGNKSLKFANENPLSEKVTAFAPFSSSKLGPGDYELSMKVWLEPDCDVSQVNIVLEEPWLELKPFDLSRVERGKWVRVKQSFRRQAASGSKDRIRVVVQPRDTSGNGKALYIDDLSLEKTR